From a single Streptomyces sp. NBC_00377 genomic region:
- a CDS encoding response regulator transcription factor, translating into MTAIRVLLADDQTLVRAAFAMLVESAPGMEVVGQAGTGRQAVELARSARADLVVMDLRMPDLDGIEATRLIAADEDLAGVKVLVLTTYDTDDHVVEALRAGASGFLVKDTRPADLLDAIRTVAAGEALLSPGPTARLIARLLRNAEAPPPTGGPECLSERERGVLRLVARGLNNTEIAETLGLSPLTAKTHVSRIMGKLGARDRAQLVIVAYESGVVTPGAG; encoded by the coding sequence GTGACGGCCATTCGGGTACTGCTGGCCGATGACCAGACGCTCGTACGGGCGGCGTTCGCGATGCTCGTCGAGTCGGCGCCGGGCATGGAGGTGGTGGGACAGGCGGGAACCGGCCGCCAGGCCGTCGAACTGGCCCGGAGTGCCCGCGCCGACCTGGTCGTCATGGACCTCCGGATGCCCGACCTCGACGGTATCGAGGCGACCCGTCTGATCGCCGCCGACGAGGACCTGGCGGGCGTGAAGGTGCTGGTCCTGACGACGTACGACACGGACGATCACGTGGTGGAGGCGCTGCGCGCGGGCGCGTCGGGCTTCCTGGTCAAGGACACCAGGCCCGCGGACCTCCTGGACGCGATCCGCACGGTGGCGGCGGGCGAGGCCCTGCTCTCACCGGGTCCCACGGCCCGCCTGATCGCCCGCCTCCTGCGCAACGCCGAGGCACCGCCCCCGACGGGCGGCCCCGAATGCCTCTCGGAACGGGAACGCGGGGTGCTGAGACTGGTCGCCCGGGGCCTCAACAACACGGAGATCGCGGAAACCCTGGGCCTGAGCCCCCTGACCGCGAAGACCCACGTCAGCCGGATCATGGGCAAGCTGGGCGCGCGGGACCGGGCCCAGCTGGTGATCGTGGCGTACGAGTCGGGGGTGGTGACACCGGGGGCGGGGTGA
- a CDS encoding ANTAR domain-containing protein, producing the protein MDVSHHSRPAPADVHRPQEPDDLAVRITELQRDNSRLQTAITSHAAIDQAVGVVIALGGLCPRQGFAVPKDVSQHTNLKLRTIAELVVEWVSTQRLPDDVQHALDTALRRARSA; encoded by the coding sequence ATGGATGTGTCGCACCACAGCCGTCCCGCACCGGCTGACGTGCACCGGCCGCAGGAGCCGGATGATCTCGCCGTCAGGATCACCGAACTTCAGCGGGACAACAGCCGGCTGCAAACGGCCATCACCTCACATGCCGCGATCGATCAGGCCGTCGGCGTGGTCATCGCCCTCGGCGGACTCTGCCCCCGGCAGGGCTTCGCGGTCCCCAAGGACGTCTCCCAGCACACCAACCTCAAGCTACGGACGATCGCCGAGCTCGTCGTCGAGTGGGTGAGCACCCAGCGGCTGCCCGACGATGTCCAGCACGCCCTCGACACCGCGCTGAGGAGGGCGCGGTCCGCCTGA
- a CDS encoding SDR family oxidoreductase: protein MHMVIAGGHGKIARRLTRLLSARGDNVTGLIRNPDHADDLRADGAEPVVCDLERASVDEVAGHLGGADAALFAAGAGPGSGAARKQTVDRNAAILLADAAERAGVRRFLVISAMGVDSPPPPGTDPVFAAYLKAKGEADADIASRPGLDWTILRPGLLTDDPGSGRVTLAEHTDRGQVPRDDVAAVLAALFHEPRTARRILELISGSTPVEEAVRAVAGG from the coding sequence ATGCACATGGTGATCGCGGGTGGACACGGAAAGATCGCGCGCCGGCTGACTCGGCTGCTCTCGGCGCGCGGCGACAACGTCACAGGGCTGATCCGCAACCCGGACCACGCCGACGACCTGCGGGCGGACGGCGCGGAACCGGTGGTGTGCGATCTGGAGCGCGCCTCGGTGGACGAGGTGGCCGGTCACCTCGGCGGCGCCGACGCGGCACTGTTCGCCGCCGGCGCCGGACCGGGCAGCGGCGCGGCCCGCAAGCAGACGGTGGACCGGAACGCGGCCATCCTCCTTGCCGACGCGGCCGAGCGCGCCGGGGTTCGCCGCTTCCTGGTGATCTCCGCGATGGGCGTGGACAGCCCGCCGCCGCCTGGCACCGACCCGGTGTTCGCCGCCTACCTGAAGGCCAAGGGCGAGGCGGACGCCGACATCGCCTCCCGTCCGGGACTGGACTGGACGATTCTGCGCCCGGGGCTGCTGACCGACGACCCCGGTAGCGGCCGCGTCACGCTCGCCGAGCACACCGACCGCGGCCAGGTGCCGCGCGATGACGTGGCCGCGGTGCTCGCCGCCCTGTTCCACGAGCCCAGGACCGCCCGGCGCATTCTCGAGCTGATCAGCGGGTCCACCCCGGTCGAGGAGGCGGTGCGCGCCGTGGCCGGCGGCTGA
- a CDS encoding MMPL family transporter — protein sequence MGTAKRGTGVRRGRAVPWLVLGLWIGVLAIVGPFAAKLSEVQHDRITDYLPANADSTQVAKIEDKLPGGEITELVLVYHRDGGLTAADKATAAEQADRIAGEHVLTATPQGVPSADGATLMYPVTSNEPGTDEKKRDALVHDVREVAHSEGGLSVKVGGPAAMATDAGEVYDSLGGPLLYTTVAVVALLLILIYRSPVLWLVPLVVAGIADYMSMSVAYGLNQAFGTTVSGQSSGIMTILVFGAGTDYALLLVSRYREELRRVEQPFDAMVVALRGCGPAVLASSGTVAAGVLCLLAADLNSSRSMGPLGAVGVLCALVTMLTLLPAILVLLGRRVFWPLVPAYGSTPKTPRLSLFAAMGSSAGRRPRVVLASGAVLLGALALGMLNLPGPGKEEDSFVDKPESVVAMQTLAEAYPDRGSQPISVITPAGRADKTLTTIRSADGISDARKERTGGGWTEITVFAKDAPQSAAETTTIEKLRADLKGSYVGGPSAQQIDLVDTNARDVWVVVPIVLLSVLLILIALLRSLVAPLMLVVAVVAVWGASLGVGGMVFGPLLGFDGTDPGLGLLSFVFLVALGVDYGIFLMHRMREESLRGAEPATAALTALRTTGGVIASAGLVLAATFAVLTNMGLVQLVELGFVIAVGVLLDTFLVRTYLVTSASVALGRRVWWPGALSRRPDPDAVRPER from the coding sequence ATGGGGACCGCGAAGAGGGGGACGGGTGTGCGGCGCGGGCGGGCCGTGCCCTGGCTCGTGCTCGGGCTGTGGATCGGGGTGCTCGCGATCGTCGGCCCGTTCGCGGCGAAGCTCTCCGAGGTGCAGCACGACCGGATCACCGACTATCTGCCGGCGAACGCCGACTCGACCCAGGTCGCCAAGATCGAGGACAAGCTGCCGGGCGGCGAGATCACAGAGCTGGTCCTCGTCTACCACCGCGACGGCGGACTCACCGCGGCCGACAAGGCGACGGCGGCCGAACAGGCCGACCGGATCGCAGGCGAGCACGTCCTGACGGCCACCCCGCAGGGCGTACCGTCCGCCGACGGCGCCACGCTCATGTACCCGGTGACCAGCAACGAGCCCGGCACCGACGAGAAGAAACGGGACGCCCTCGTCCATGACGTGCGGGAAGTCGCGCACAGCGAAGGCGGGTTGAGCGTCAAGGTGGGCGGGCCGGCGGCAATGGCCACCGACGCCGGCGAGGTCTACGACTCGCTCGGCGGACCGCTCCTCTACACCACCGTCGCCGTGGTCGCCCTGCTCCTGATCCTCATCTACCGCAGCCCGGTGCTGTGGCTGGTCCCGCTCGTCGTCGCGGGCATCGCCGACTACATGTCGATGAGCGTCGCCTACGGCCTCAACCAGGCCTTCGGTACGACGGTTTCGGGCCAGAGCTCGGGCATCATGACGATCCTCGTCTTCGGCGCGGGCACGGACTACGCCCTCCTCCTCGTCTCCCGATACCGCGAGGAACTGCGGCGCGTGGAGCAGCCGTTCGACGCCATGGTGGTCGCCCTGCGCGGCTGCGGGCCCGCCGTCCTCGCGTCCTCCGGCACGGTCGCCGCCGGTGTGCTGTGCCTGCTCGCCGCCGACCTCAACTCCAGCCGAAGCATGGGCCCGTTGGGCGCGGTGGGCGTGCTGTGCGCGCTCGTCACCATGCTGACCTTGCTCCCCGCGATCCTGGTACTGCTGGGCCGCCGGGTGTTCTGGCCACTGGTTCCCGCATACGGCAGCACACCCAAGACGCCCCGCCTGTCACTGTTCGCCGCGATGGGCAGCTCCGCCGGACGCCGGCCCCGGGTGGTCCTCGCGAGCGGCGCGGTCCTGCTCGGCGCGCTCGCCCTGGGCATGCTGAACCTGCCGGGACCGGGCAAGGAGGAGGACTCCTTCGTCGACAAGCCGGAGTCCGTCGTCGCGATGCAGACCCTCGCCGAGGCCTATCCCGACCGGGGCAGCCAGCCCATCAGCGTCATCACCCCGGCCGGACGGGCCGACAAGACCCTGACCACGATCCGGAGTGCCGACGGGATCAGCGACGCACGAAAGGAACGTACGGGGGGCGGCTGGACCGAGATCACCGTCTTCGCGAAGGACGCGCCCCAGTCGGCGGCCGAGACCACGACCATCGAGAAGTTGAGGGCGGACCTGAAGGGCTCCTACGTCGGCGGGCCGAGCGCCCAGCAGATCGACCTGGTCGACACCAACGCACGGGACGTATGGGTGGTGGTCCCCATCGTGCTGCTGTCCGTGCTGCTGATCCTGATCGCGCTGCTGCGCTCGCTCGTCGCGCCGCTGATGCTGGTGGTCGCCGTGGTCGCGGTGTGGGGGGCCTCGCTCGGTGTCGGCGGAATGGTGTTCGGCCCGCTCCTCGGCTTCGACGGCACGGACCCCGGACTCGGCCTGCTGTCCTTTGTGTTCCTGGTCGCCCTCGGCGTCGACTACGGCATCTTCCTCATGCACCGGATGCGCGAGGAGTCCCTGCGGGGCGCGGAACCGGCGACGGCCGCTCTCACCGCGCTGCGCACGACGGGCGGCGTCATCGCCTCCGCCGGGCTGGTCCTCGCGGCGACCTTCGCGGTGCTGACCAACATGGGCCTCGTGCAACTCGTCGAACTCGGGTTCGTGATCGCGGTCGGGGTGCTCCTGGACACCTTCCTCGTCCGGACGTACCTGGTGACGAGCGCGAGCGTGGCGCTGGGCCGCCGGGTGTGGTGGCCGGGCGCGCTGTCCCGCAGGCCCGACCCGGACGCCGTACGACCGGAACGGTAG
- a CDS encoding polysaccharide deacetylase family protein, translating to MPLNARIRRSRILVAVATAVAAVLAVALTLALTVTTYDHTSPRAARDKATGSVTGNVDCRKAKCVALTFDGGPSPTTPGLLDILKQHHLHATFFVQGRGHIAKYPEILRRIADEGHEIGNHTWTHERLTDLDTDDARQELARTQDAIERIIGSRPTLMRPPEGRTDDDVADVCRDLGLAQVLWTVTAKDYETTDSALITKRVLDQTRRDGIILLHDLHKGTVPAVPGIIEALEQRGYSIVTVSQLLAPAKPQPGMVYR from the coding sequence ATGCCTCTGAATGCGCGAATACGGCGGTCTCGCATACTCGTCGCCGTCGCAACAGCCGTGGCCGCCGTCCTGGCCGTCGCGCTGACCCTGGCCCTGACGGTCACGACCTACGATCACACGTCGCCGCGTGCCGCCCGGGACAAGGCAACGGGGTCGGTGACCGGGAACGTCGACTGCCGTAAGGCGAAATGTGTGGCTCTCACGTTCGACGGCGGCCCCAGCCCGACGACGCCCGGACTGCTGGACATCCTGAAGCAGCACCATCTGCACGCCACGTTCTTCGTGCAGGGCAGGGGCCACATCGCGAAGTATCCCGAGATCCTGCGTCGCATTGCTGACGAGGGGCACGAAATCGGCAATCACACCTGGACTCACGAGAGGTTGACGGATCTCGACACGGACGACGCCCGGCAGGAGCTGGCCCGGACACAGGACGCCATCGAAAGGATCATCGGCTCGAGACCCACCCTGATGCGTCCACCGGAGGGTCGCACCGACGACGACGTGGCCGACGTCTGCCGGGACTTGGGGCTGGCGCAAGTGCTGTGGACTGTCACGGCCAAGGACTACGAGACAACCGACTCGGCCCTGATCACCAAGCGGGTGCTCGACCAGACTCGCCGTGACGGCATCATCCTGCTGCACGACCTGCACAAGGGCACCGTGCCCGCAGTCCCCGGAATCATCGAGGCTCTCGAGCAGCGCGGCTACAGCATCGTGACGGTCTCGCAGCTACTCGCGCCCGCCAAGCCGCAGCCGGGGATGGTCTACCGGTGA
- a CDS encoding transporter: protein MKGSLWLAWRQQRVLVGIGAAALVVAAAIAAYYRSGMLDALHSGLFDDCGTGPLHCSRSDTGLPLLLDVEPLKYLGVLNIALPVVIGVFWGAPLLGRDRELGTHRMVLAQSVSRGQWFASRSALATATTIALSGLLAGVFSWWWRPAADRSYGLFWYDVTALSGSGPRVVAAALFGLASGTLLGLLARRVLAAMGLTLLVTGLTTLLLEWAHRTRLLVPPHTYVSAGILPKSPMGEKWSTGTYGLITTGGRHDDVLNCPFPSGAELRECMATHGYVARFYEANPAGDYWTFQWTDTAILGGLAVALTVVTVLLLRRRV, encoded by the coding sequence GTGAAAGGCTCCCTCTGGCTCGCATGGCGCCAGCAGCGCGTGCTGGTCGGTATCGGCGCGGCCGCCCTGGTCGTGGCTGCGGCGATCGCCGCGTACTACCGGTCGGGCATGCTCGACGCCCTGCACAGCGGGCTGTTCGACGACTGCGGCACCGGGCCGCTGCACTGCAGCCGCTCCGACACCGGCCTGCCCCTGCTGCTGGACGTCGAGCCGCTGAAGTACCTCGGAGTGCTCAACATCGCCCTGCCCGTCGTCATCGGCGTCTTCTGGGGCGCTCCGCTGCTGGGCCGCGACCGGGAACTGGGCACCCACCGCATGGTCCTCGCCCAGAGCGTGAGCCGCGGTCAGTGGTTCGCCTCCCGGTCCGCCCTGGCCACGGCGACCACGATCGCCCTGTCCGGCCTGCTCGCGGGCGTGTTCAGCTGGTGGTGGCGACCGGCCGCCGACCGGAGCTACGGCCTCTTCTGGTACGACGTCACTGCCCTGAGCGGCTCGGGTCCCCGGGTCGTCGCGGCCGCCCTGTTCGGCCTGGCGAGCGGCACCCTGCTGGGCCTGCTGGCCCGCCGGGTCCTGGCGGCGATGGGTCTGACCCTGCTGGTGACGGGGCTGACGACGCTCCTGCTGGAGTGGGCGCACCGGACACGGCTGCTGGTCCCGCCGCACACCTACGTCAGCGCCGGCATCCTCCCCAAATCGCCGATGGGCGAGAAGTGGTCGACCGGCACCTACGGCCTGATCACCACTGGCGGCCGCCACGACGACGTCCTGAACTGCCCCTTCCCGTCAGGCGCGGAGCTCAGGGAGTGCATGGCGACGCACGGTTACGTCGCCCGCTTCTACGAGGCCAACCCGGCCGGTGACTACTGGACCTTCCAGTGGACCGACACCGCGATCCTCGGCGGCCTCGCCGTTGCGCTCACGGTCGTCACCGTGCTGCTCCTGCGCCGCCGCGTCTGA
- a CDS encoding DUF5134 domain-containing protein, whose product MVRLVRRSPYAVGMLAMAWMPVRHDGLTDARTGDAITGVLALCLLAYALRSLTRDMPGLGGASGRVGVSTGIGGPCDRFWHGSTAMGTAIMLLMRH is encoded by the coding sequence CTGGTCCGCCTCGTGCGGAGGTCGCCCTACGCGGTGGGCATGCTCGCCATGGCGTGGATGCCGGTGAGGCATGACGGCCTGACGGACGCGCGGACCGGCGACGCCATCACCGGCGTCCTGGCGCTCTGTCTCCTGGCCTACGCGCTCCGGTCGCTGACCCGGGACATGCCCGGACTGGGCGGAGCGTCGGGCCGGGTGGGCGTCTCCACCGGCATCGGCGGCCCTTGCGACCGTTTCTGGCACGGATCGACGGCCATGGGCACGGCCATCATGCTGCTCATGCGCCACTGA
- the uvrA gene encoding excinuclease ABC subunit UvrA, which produces MNKDATDPFVHVRGASENNLRNIDVDLPRDAMVAFTGVSGSGKSSLAFGTLYAEAQRRYFESVAPYARRLLQQVGAPHVQEITGLPPAVALQQRRGSPSSRSTVGTITTLSNLLRMLYSRAGTYPPGAARLEAESFSPNTAAGACPKCHGLGVVHDVAEDLLVPDPSLTIREGAIAAWPGAWQGANLRSVVNGLGIDIDRPWRRLRKKDRDWLLYTDEQPSVYIEPEEDRVDYGYQGKFWSARKHVMHVLADSKSERMRERALRFVRSVPCPACHGSGLRPEALAVTFAGRTIAEINALPLTEVVALLRPVAGRSEADATTSTARSGETTEVAVRICGDLVARIDVLLDLGLGYLSLGRRSTTLSPGEAQRLRIATQLRSGLFGVVYVLDEPSAGLHPADAEPLLDVLDRLKAAGNSLFVVEHDMDVVRRADWVVDIGPGAGEGGGRVLYSGPVAGLERVGESATSQYLFGRAQPLDHRPRTPHGWLHLRGVSRHNLHDVSVDVPLCVLTAVTGVSGSGKSTLVTQVLAEVVRGHLGLVPEEPDEAQLEVDVQDASGVESFDRLVRVDQRPIGRTPRSNLATYTGMFDAVRKLYAATDEARARGYSAGRFSFNVPEGRCETCQGEGFVAVELLFLPGTYAPCPTCEGARYNAETLEVTYRGKNIAEVLALSVDAAATFLSAVPAASRSLETLREVGLGYLRLGQPATELSGGEAQRIKLATELQRARRGHALYLLDEPTAGLHPSDIALLLRQLHRLVDAGNTVVLVEHDLDTIATADWVIDLGPGGGDAGGRVVAAGPPAKVARARRSATAPYLAARLARS; this is translated from the coding sequence GTGAACAAAGACGCGACCGACCCCTTCGTGCATGTCCGGGGCGCCAGTGAGAACAACCTGCGGAACATCGATGTCGACCTTCCGCGGGACGCGATGGTCGCCTTCACCGGCGTCTCCGGTTCGGGCAAGTCCTCGCTCGCGTTCGGCACGCTCTACGCGGAGGCCCAGCGGCGCTACTTCGAGTCCGTAGCACCGTACGCCCGAAGGCTGTTGCAACAGGTCGGTGCACCGCACGTGCAGGAAATCACCGGACTGCCACCGGCCGTTGCCCTTCAGCAGCGACGCGGGTCGCCCAGCTCGCGCTCGACGGTCGGCACCATCACCACGCTGTCCAACCTGCTGCGCATGCTGTACTCCCGCGCCGGCACCTATCCGCCCGGGGCCGCACGGCTGGAAGCCGAGTCGTTCTCACCCAACACGGCGGCCGGCGCCTGCCCCAAGTGCCACGGACTGGGCGTCGTGCACGACGTCGCCGAGGACCTGCTCGTCCCGGATCCCTCGCTGACCATCCGCGAGGGGGCGATCGCCGCCTGGCCGGGCGCCTGGCAGGGCGCCAACCTGCGCAGTGTCGTGAACGGTCTGGGGATCGACATCGACCGGCCGTGGCGCAGGCTCAGGAAGAAGGACCGGGACTGGCTGCTGTACACGGACGAACAGCCCTCCGTGTACATCGAGCCGGAGGAGGACCGCGTCGACTACGGCTACCAGGGCAAGTTCTGGAGCGCCCGCAAGCACGTCATGCACGTCCTCGCCGACTCCAAGAGCGAAAGGATGCGCGAACGGGCGCTCCGGTTCGTCAGGAGTGTGCCCTGCCCCGCCTGTCACGGCAGCGGGCTGCGGCCCGAGGCGCTCGCCGTGACCTTCGCCGGACGTACCATCGCCGAGATCAACGCGCTGCCGCTCACCGAGGTCGTGGCGCTGCTGCGGCCCGTCGCGGGGCGGTCCGAGGCCGACGCCACCACGTCGACCGCCCGCTCCGGTGAGACGACCGAGGTCGCGGTCCGGATCTGCGGCGATCTGGTCGCGCGGATCGACGTACTGCTCGACCTGGGCCTCGGATATCTCAGCCTCGGGCGCCGCTCGACGACCCTGTCGCCGGGCGAGGCGCAGCGCCTGCGGATCGCCACCCAGCTGCGCTCGGGGCTGTTCGGCGTCGTCTACGTCCTCGACGAACCCTCCGCGGGCCTGCACCCGGCTGACGCGGAACCGCTGCTGGACGTGCTGGACCGCCTCAAGGCGGCGGGCAACTCGCTGTTCGTCGTGGAACACGACATGGACGTCGTACGGCGGGCGGACTGGGTGGTCGACATCGGCCCCGGTGCGGGCGAGGGCGGCGGACGCGTGCTGTACAGCGGCCCGGTCGCCGGCCTTGAGCGGGTCGGCGAGTCGGCCACGAGCCAGTACCTGTTCGGACGCGCCCAGCCGCTCGATCACCGCCCGCGCACACCGCACGGCTGGCTGCACCTGCGCGGAGTCTCCCGCCACAATCTGCACGACGTGTCCGTCGACGTACCGCTCTGCGTACTGACGGCGGTGACGGGCGTGTCCGGTTCCGGAAAGTCGACACTGGTGACGCAGGTGCTCGCCGAGGTCGTCCGCGGCCACCTCGGACTCGTGCCCGAGGAACCCGACGAGGCGCAGCTGGAGGTCGACGTCCAGGACGCGTCGGGGGTCGAGTCGTTCGACCGGCTGGTCCGGGTCGACCAACGGCCCATCGGCCGAACGCCCCGGTCCAACCTGGCCACGTACACCGGGATGTTCGACGCGGTGCGCAAGCTGTACGCGGCGACGGACGAAGCCAGGGCGCGCGGCTACTCGGCCGGGCGGTTCTCCTTCAACGTGCCCGAAGGGCGGTGCGAGACCTGCCAGGGCGAAGGATTCGTCGCGGTGGAACTGCTGTTCCTGCCCGGCACCTACGCGCCCTGCCCGACCTGCGAAGGCGCCCGGTACAACGCCGAAACGCTGGAAGTCACCTACCGCGGCAAGAACATCGCGGAAGTACTGGCGCTGTCCGTCGACGCCGCCGCCACATTCCTGTCCGCCGTCCCGGCCGCATCCCGCAGTCTGGAGACGTTGCGCGAGGTGGGACTGGGGTACCTGAGGCTGGGCCAGCCCGCGACGGAACTCAGCGGCGGTGAGGCGCAACGCATCAAACTGGCCACCGAACTGCAGCGAGCCCGCCGCGGGCACGCGCTCTACCTGCTCGACGAGCCGACGGCGGGGCTGCACCCCTCGGACATCGCGCTGCTGCTGCGACAGCTGCACCGACTTGTCGACGCCGGCAACACGGTCGTCCTCGTCGAGCACGACCTGGACACGATCGCCACCGCCGACTGGGTCATCGACCTCGGTCCGGGCGGTGGCGACGCGGGCGGGCGGGTCGTCGCGGCGGGCCCACCGGCCAAGGTGGCGAGGGCCCGCCGCAGCGCCACCGCGCCCTATCTCGCGGCCCGGCTCGCGCGCTCCTGA
- a CDS encoding sensor histidine kinase — protein MNTHTTTNTGREAPVGWGERIMAAIIRDPRSAPHAIRNDVLLALTGALTGALIALFTGEGSIHPDVLDEGRRPDALGWALLLGAYVPIVWRRRRPMLVLVALLAFVVPYHALDYNHSAPTPASYIVLYTVAVTGRPLRTMVTGVVVLGIALSVMLTVNRHQAIELLQTSGWVIAVLFLGIDVRFYRQYVSAIVERAERAERTREEEARRRVAEERLRVARDLHDLLAHTITLVGVQTSVAAHVLAADPGRLDRAAVARALDDIAETCRTARGELRTTLEVLRAGQGEGRGPLPGLAGLPDLAETARAAGAEVELAVRVAEAPPAAGAAAYRIVQEALTNAVRHGGREDLTVRVLLYEDEGALRVEVTDDGAGDAGNIPGTDGFGLVGMRERARSVGGTLDAGPGKGGGFTVSAVLPLPMNRERAEGAR, from the coding sequence ATGAACACCCATACGACCACGAACACCGGAAGAGAAGCCCCAGTCGGGTGGGGCGAGCGGATCATGGCGGCGATCATCCGCGACCCGCGCAGCGCCCCGCACGCGATCCGCAACGACGTGCTGCTGGCGCTGACCGGCGCGCTGACCGGCGCGCTCATCGCCCTGTTCACCGGCGAGGGAAGCATCCATCCGGACGTACTCGACGAGGGCAGACGCCCAGACGCGCTCGGCTGGGCGCTGCTGCTCGGCGCGTACGTGCCGATCGTGTGGCGGCGGCGCCGTCCGATGCTGGTGCTCGTGGCCCTGCTGGCGTTCGTCGTGCCGTACCACGCGCTCGACTACAACCACTCCGCGCCGACCCCGGCCTCGTACATCGTGCTGTACACGGTCGCCGTCACCGGCCGCCCGCTGCGCACGATGGTGACCGGAGTCGTGGTCCTCGGCATCGCCCTGAGCGTGATGCTCACCGTGAACAGGCACCAGGCCATTGAACTGCTACAGACCTCCGGCTGGGTCATCGCCGTGCTCTTCCTCGGCATCGACGTCCGCTTCTACCGCCAGTACGTGTCGGCCATCGTCGAACGCGCCGAACGGGCCGAACGTACGCGCGAGGAGGAGGCCCGCCGCCGTGTCGCCGAGGAACGCCTGCGCGTGGCCCGGGACCTGCACGACCTGCTGGCCCACACCATCACCCTCGTCGGCGTCCAGACGTCCGTGGCCGCCCACGTCCTGGCCGCCGACCCGGGCCGCCTGGACCGCGCGGCCGTCGCCAGGGCCCTGGACGACATCGCCGAGACCTGCCGTACGGCGCGCGGTGAACTGCGTACGACGCTGGAGGTGCTGCGGGCCGGCCAGGGCGAGGGCCGCGGCCCGCTCCCCGGCCTGGCCGGTCTGCCCGACCTCGCGGAAACCGCGCGGGCGGCGGGCGCCGAGGTCGAGCTGGCGGTACGGGTGGCGGAGGCACCTCCTGCCGCGGGCGCGGCGGCCTACCGGATCGTCCAGGAGGCGCTCACGAACGCCGTACGGCATGGGGGACGGGAGGATCTGACGGTACGGGTGCTGCTGTACGAGGATGAGGGCGCGCTGCGGGTGGAGGTGACGGACGACGGGGCCGGGGACGCGGGAAACATCCCGGGGACGGACGGGTTCGGGCTGGTGGGGATGCGCGAACGGGCGCGGAGCGTGGGCGGGACACTGGACGCGGGGCCGGGGAAGGGCGGGGGGTTCACGGTGAGCGCGGTACTGCCGTTGCCGATGAACAGGGAGAGAGCGGAGGGGGCCAGGTGA
- a CDS encoding GntR family transcriptional regulator has translation MIEYRIDRGSGVPAYVQIVEQTERALRMGTLRVGDKLPTAREVVAATAINPNTVLRAYRDMEQAGLVELRRGLGTFVTRSLARPGAEDDSPLRREIIDWVARARAEGLERADLLALVTATLDAYANEHEHEHDSRAPGDRERKEDP, from the coding sequence GTGATCGAGTACCGGATCGACCGCGGCAGCGGCGTACCGGCCTACGTGCAGATCGTCGAGCAGACCGAACGGGCGCTCCGGATGGGCACCCTGCGGGTCGGGGACAAGCTGCCCACGGCCAGGGAAGTGGTGGCGGCGACCGCCATCAACCCCAACACCGTCCTGCGGGCCTACCGCGACATGGAGCAGGCCGGTCTGGTCGAACTGCGCCGTGGCCTGGGGACCTTCGTCACGCGGTCACTCGCCCGGCCCGGCGCCGAGGACGACTCGCCGCTGCGCAGGGAGATCATCGACTGGGTGGCACGCGCACGGGCCGAGGGGCTGGAGCGGGCCGATCTCCTCGCCCTCGTCACAGCCACCCTGGACGCCTACGCCAATGAGCACGAGCACGAGCACGACAGCAGAGCCCCGGGCGACCGGGAACGAAAGGAGGACCCATGA